A segment of the Agromyces sp. H17E-10 genome:
GCGCACCGTCGGCCACCTCGCGGAGGTTGTGCGGCGGGATGTTCGTCGCCATGCCGACGGCGATGCCGACCGAGCCGTTGACGAGCAGGTTCGGGAACCGGGCAGGCAGGATCGACGGCTCCTGGGTGCGGCCGTCGTAGTTGTCCTGGAAGTCGACGGTCTCCTTGTCGATGTCGCGCACCATCTCGAGCGCGAGCGGAGCCATCTTCGTCTCGGTGTACCGCGGGGCGGCCGCGCCGTCGTTGCCGGGCGAACCGAAGTTGCCCTGGCCGAGCGCGAGCGGGTACCGCAGCGACCACGGCTGCACGAGTCGCACGAGCGCGTCGTAGATCGCCGTGTCGCCGTGCGGGTGGAACTGGCCCATGACGTCGCCGACGACGCGCGCGCACTTCGAGAACGCCTTGTCGGGACGGTAGCCGCCGTCGTACATCGCGTAGATCACGCGGCGGTGCACGGGCTTCAGGCCGTCGCGCACGTCGGGCAGCGCGCGCCCGACGATGACGCTCATCGCGTAGTCGAGGTACGAGCGCTGCATCTCGAGCTGGAGATCGACCTGGTCGATCCTGCCGTGGATGCCGGGACCCTCGTTCTCGTCGGCGCCCGGGTTGATCACATCAGATGTCAAGGAAACGCACGTCCTTCGCGTTCTTCTGGATGAAGTTGCGGCGGCTCTCGACGTCTTCGCCCATCAGGGTCGAGAAGATCTCGTCGGCGGCGGCCGCGTCGTCCATGGTGACCTGCAGCAGCGTGCGGGTCTCGGGGTTCATCGTGGTCTCCCAGAGCTCCTGGTAGCTCATCTCGCCGAGACCCTTGTAGCGCTGGATGCCGTTGTCCTTCGGGATGCGCCAGCCCTTCGCCTGCCCGTCGACGAGCAGCGCGTCGCGCTCGCGGTCGGAGTAGACGAACTGGTGGTCGGCGTTCGACCACTTGAGCCGGTACAGCGGCGGCTGCGCGAGGTACACGTAGCCGAGCTCGATGAGCGGCCGCATGTAGCGGAACAGCAGCGTCAGCAGCAGGGTCGTGATGTGCTGGCCGTCGACGTCGGCGTCGGCCATGAGCACGATCTTGTGGTACCTGGCCTTCTCGGTGTTGAAGTCCTCGCCGATGCCGGCGCCGAACGCCGTGATCATCGCCTGCACCTCGTTGTTCGCGAGCGCACGGTCGAGACGGGCCTTCTCGACGTTGAGGATCTTGCCGCGCAGCGGCAGGATCGCCTGGGTCTCGGGGTTGCGGCCCTGCACGGCGGAGCCGCCGGCCGAGTCGCCCTCGACGATGAAGATCTCGCTGATCGACGGGTCCTTCGACGAGCAGTCCTTGAGCTTGCCGGGCATGCCGCCCGACTCGAGCAGGCCCTTGCGCCGGGTCGCCTCGCGCGCCTTGCGGGCGGCGATGCGGGCGGTCGCCGCCTGGATCGCCTTGCGGATGATGTCACGCGCCTGCGTGGGGTTGCGCTCGAACCAGTCGCCGAGCTGGTCGGCCGTGACCTTCTGCACGAACGACTTCGCCTCGGTGTTGCCGAGCTTCGTCTTCGTCTGGCCCTCGAACTGCGGCTCGGAGAGCTTGACCGAGATGACGGCGGTGAGCCCTTCGCGCACGTCATCGCCCGAGAGGTTGTCGTCCTTCTCCTTGAGGATGCTCTTCTCGCGCGCGTACCGGTTCACGAGCGTCGTGAGCGCGGCGCGGAAGCCCTCTTCGTGCGTGCCGCCCTCGTGCGTGTTGATCGTGTTCGCGTAGGTGTGCACCGACTCGGTGTACGCCGTCGTCCACTGCATCGCGACCTCGAGGGCGATCTTGCGCTCGGTGTCCTCCGCCTCGAACGAGATGATCTCCTCGTTCACGAGCTCGGCGCGCTTCGACTTGTTGAGGTACTCGACGTAGTCGCTCAGGCCGCGCTCGTAGAGGAACGTGTCGGTGCGGGGACCCGACGACGCGGCATCCGCCTCGACCTCGGCGGTGTCGTCGGGGTCGACGACGTCGTGGCCGGCGCGCTCGTCCGTCAGGGTGATGCGCAGGCCCTTGTTGAGGAACGCCATCTGCTGGAAGCGGGTGCGCAGCGTCTCGTAGTCGTACTCGACGGTCTCGAAGATGTCGGGGCTCGCCCAGAACGTGGTCGTCGTACCGGTCTCGTCGCTCGCCTCGTCTTGCGAGAGCGGAGCCAGCGGCACGCCGATCTCGTACGCCTGCCGCCACGCGTGGCCCTCGCGCCGGACCTCGACCTCGAACCGGGTCGACAGCGCGTTGACGACCGAGGCGCCGACGCCGTGCAGGCCGCCCGACACGGCGTACCCGCCGCCGCCGAACTTGCCGCCGGCGTGCAGGACCGTGTGCACGACCTCGACCGTCGACCGGCCCTCGGTCTTGTGGATGCCGACGGGGATGCCGCGGCCGTTGTCGACGACGCGCACGGCCCCGTCGGGGAGGATCGTGACGTCGATCTGCGTGGCGTAGCCCGCAAGCGCCTCGTCGACGGAGTTGTCGACGATCTCGTAGACGAGGTGGTGGAGCCCTCGGGGCCCGGTCGATCCGATGTACATGCCGGGCCGCTTGCGTACCGCTTCGAGGCCCTCGAGAACCTGGATCGCGTCTGCGCCGTATTCGGGCGCGCTCTGGGCCTTCGTCGGTTCCGCTGTCATGGGTGAATCGGGCTCCAAACCGTCGTTCTGGCGACAGTCGATCCTATCAAACGGAGCCTTGCGTCCGACCGCCGACGGGCCCTCTCAGGGGATAACTCGACTCGAGCGACCGTTTTCGTCTCGTCAACCGTAGGTATCGCGAGGACCGCGCCCTGGAACCGATCTGGGACCCTTTTTCCAGGTGGGGGCGTCGGGTCCTTGGAAGCGGATCGTCTCGACCCCCGCGCCGGGGAACCGGGACACGATCTCGGTGACGAGTTGCGTGCGCATGAGTCGGAGCTGCGTCGCCCACGCCGTCGACGCGCACTTCACCTGCAGCACCCCGCCTTCGATCGCGATCGCCTCGGAGTGCCGAGCGGTCTCGTCACCGACGATCTCGGCCCACGACGCGAGGACGTCGTGCTGCGAGAGCGGACCCGTCCAGCCGAGCTGCGAGCTCAGGCCGTCGAGCGTCGCGGCGAGCGGCTTCGGGTCGCGACCCGGCGTGAACGGCTGGCTGCCCGACTCGTCGCGGGTGCGGACCCTCGAGCGGCCCGGACGCACCCGGGGCTCGCCGCCGAAGACCTCGCGGAAATGGCGGTAGACGCGCACGGACTCGGAGACGTCGGTCATGGGCGGGCCCCCTCCTCGTCGATCGGGATGTCGGTAGGAGTCTCGGTCTCGATCTCGGTTTCGGTTTCGGTCTCGGTCGCGGGCGCGGGCGACGGATCGTCGACATCGACGATTCGGCCGGCCTCGATGTGCACGATACGCGCGGTCAGTGGCGCCGGCACGTCTTCGAGCACCGCGGCGGTGACGAGCACCTGCTCGAAGCCGACGATCGCCTCGGCCAGCCGCTCGCGACGAAGGCGATCGAGCTCGGCGAAGACGTCGTCGAGCACGAGCACGGGGTCGCCCGTCGCCGAGTCGCGACGGAGGAGCTCTGCCGACGCGAGCCGGATCGCCAGGGCGAACGACC
Coding sequences within it:
- the gyrB gene encoding DNA topoisomerase (ATP-hydrolyzing) subunit B, with product MTAEPTKAQSAPEYGADAIQVLEGLEAVRKRPGMYIGSTGPRGLHHLVYEIVDNSVDEALAGYATQIDVTILPDGAVRVVDNGRGIPVGIHKTEGRSTVEVVHTVLHAGGKFGGGGYAVSGGLHGVGASVVNALSTRFEVEVRREGHAWRQAYEIGVPLAPLSQDEASDETGTTTTFWASPDIFETVEYDYETLRTRFQQMAFLNKGLRITLTDERAGHDVVDPDDTAEVEADAASSGPRTDTFLYERGLSDYVEYLNKSKRAELVNEEIISFEAEDTERKIALEVAMQWTTAYTESVHTYANTINTHEGGTHEEGFRAALTTLVNRYAREKSILKEKDDNLSGDDVREGLTAVISVKLSEPQFEGQTKTKLGNTEAKSFVQKVTADQLGDWFERNPTQARDIIRKAIQAATARIAARKAREATRRKGLLESGGMPGKLKDCSSKDPSISEIFIVEGDSAGGSAVQGRNPETQAILPLRGKILNVEKARLDRALANNEVQAMITAFGAGIGEDFNTEKARYHKIVLMADADVDGQHITTLLLTLLFRYMRPLIELGYVYLAQPPLYRLKWSNADHQFVYSDRERDALLVDGQAKGWRIPKDNGIQRYKGLGEMSYQELWETTMNPETRTLLQVTMDDAAAADEIFSTLMGEDVESRRNFIQKNAKDVRFLDI
- a CDS encoding DUF721 domain-containing protein — its product is MTDVSESVRVYRHFREVFGGEPRVRPGRSRVRTRDESGSQPFTPGRDPKPLAATLDGLSSQLGWTGPLSQHDVLASWAEIVGDETARHSEAIAIEGGVLQVKCASTAWATQLRLMRTQLVTEIVSRFPGAGVETIRFQGPDAPTWKKGPRSVPGRGPRDTYG